A genomic window from Triticum urartu cultivar G1812 chromosome 7, Tu2.1, whole genome shotgun sequence includes:
- the LOC125520657 gene encoding GDSL esterase/lipase At5g45910-like has product MARSSSSPTARLPLPLLVLLLCLSSLSMAAAQKYNAVYSFGDSITDTGNLCTNGRPSAITFTQPPYGETYFGSPTCRCSDGRVIVDFLSTKYGLPFLPPSKSTSADFKKGANMAITGATAMDAPFFRSLGLSDKIWNNGPISFQLQWFQTITSSVCGSSCKSYLANSLFIFGEFGGNDYNAMLFGNYNTDQASTYAPQIVDTIGAGVEKLVAMGAVDVVVPGVLPIGCFPIYLTIYGTSSAADYDALGCLKKFNDLSTYHNSLLQAKVTSLQAKYKSARIMYADFYAGVYDMVRSPSKYGFSSVFEACCGSGGGKYNYANSARCGMSGASACASPASHLSWDGIHLTEAAYKQITDGWLNGAFCHPGISH; this is encoded by the exons ATGGCGAGGTCGTCGTCGTCGCCGACGGCGAGGTTGCCGCTGCCGCTGCTTGTGCTGCTGCTGTGCTTGTCGTCGCTTTCGATGGCGGCGGCGCAGAAGTACAATGCGGTGTACAGCTTCGGCGACTCGATCACGGACACAGGGAACCTGTGCACCAACGGGCGGCCCTCGGCGATCACCTTCACGCAGCCGCCCTACGGGGAGACCTACTTCGGGAGCCCCACCTGCCGCTGCTCCGACGGCCGCGTCATCGTCGACTTCCTCAGCACCAAGTACGGCCTCCCCTTCCTGCCGCCCTCCAAGTCCACCTCCGCCGACTTCAAGAAGGGCGCCAACATGgccatcaccggcgccaccgccATGGACGCCCCCTTCTTCCGCTCCCTCGGCCTCTCCGACAAGATCTGGAACAACGGGCCCATCAGCTTCCAGCTCCAGTGGTTCCAGACCATCACCTCCTCCGTCTGCGGCAGCA GCTGCAAGAGCTACCTGGCGAACTCGCTCTTCATCTTCGGGGAGTTCGGGGGGAACGACTACAACGCGATGCTGTTCGGCAACTACAACACGGACCAGGCGAGCACGTACGCGCCGCAGATCGTGGACACCATCGGCGCCGGCGTGGAGAAGCTGGTCGCGATGGGGGCGGTGGACGTGGTGGTGCCCGGGGTGCTCCCCATCGGCTGCTTCCCCATCTACCTCACCATCTACGGCACCTCCAGCGCCGCCGACTACGACGCCCTCGGCTGCCTCAAGAAGTTCAACGACCTCTCCACGTACCACAACAGCCTGCTGCAGGCCAAGGTCACGAGCCTCCAGGCCAAGTACAAGTCGGCGCGCATCATGTACGCCGACTTCTACGCCGGCGTCTACGACATGGTCCGGAGCCCCAGCAAATACG GGTTCAGCTCGGTGTTCGAGGCGTGCTGCGGGTCGGGGGGAGGCAAGTACAACTACGCCAACAGCGCGCGGTGCGGCATGTCGGGCGCCTCCGCCTGCGCCAGCCCGGCGTCGCACCTCAGCTGGGACGGCATCCACCTCACCGAGGCCGCGTACAAGCAGATCACCGACGGATGGCTCAACGGCGCCTTCTGCCACCCCGGCATCTCCCACTAG